AAGCATGCATTTCCATTGTTGCCCAGTGGCAGGGCTTAACAAATAGGATTAGATCCGTGCCCGAGAGAGCACACTCCTGTTCAGGTGACACACAGCTCCATGCTCCAGCTCTGCAACTAGACACAGAGAATTACTGTTAAAGGTCAGTGGAGTCAGACGCTGAATGTCACAGCTTAGCCACAGTTTGGCGAGAAAATACATTAGATAAATACGCCTGTCTCTTGGTGGAGAGTAATTCTGCAGCTCCTGAATTTCCAGCATAAAAGACCCAGGATTACAGGGTGAGTTAAAAGGCAACAGAGGCATATCGATTAGAGGCAGTGAATCAGGCCTCAGCTATGCTGTGAATAATAAATTGAGTAGAAGACAGCCAAGGGTTGTCAGATGGAACTTTCACGACGGCCTGAGAACTGTGCTCATTTTTGATGCAGCTGTGGATAAGTCACATCTCCATTCTCAAGGATCTGGGGAATCATGTCACCGATCAGAAAGCGCCTCAGAGCAGCTTACTACTAGTTTAAATAAGCATTCCACGCCCCATTTAGCAGCACAAAAAGACTGATCACAGCCTCCGCTCGCTGCAATGGATGGACTCGGGGAAGGGATGGACTCTTAATAGCACATCTCCCTAATGTGGCAGAATATTGGAAAGGGTAGTTTCTGAAATAGCTGCATAGTTGTCAAATCAGACAAGAGTGTTGCATCAGGGATCCAATCAGCTTCACGGAGACGTCTTGTGATTCACTGGAGCAGGTGTTATTGTTTGCTCTCTTCAATAGACTCCTCATTGCGGCCCTAAACACACTCAGTGGATTCAGGCAACTTACTGTGACAGAGAGGGTCCATATGTGTAAGACGTGCTGTGGCACAAGTCGGACCAATTGGAGAGACAACATCACCGCTTTatggaaaacaaaacagaaaattaatttatGCAACACATGTCCTCTTTGGAACAAAACTAGAATATAAATGTATTCGCATAATCATGATGCAATCCCTTGTGgggattttggatttttttggggATCTGCTCGATGTTTCCTGCACTGTGACCTGGGTTGTACCATTACATCAATTTTTAGTCACACTAACAAGATTGGATAGGAAAGTCAATGTGTCAGTCGATTGGTCGGTCCACCaccaaaaaaatggttgttaAGAGTGAAGTATCTTCACATAATATTTGCTGTGAAACTCACCACAGACATCCAAGATCCCTAGGGGATACATTCTTTAATGATGTGCTGACTTTTACTTGCAACCAGCaggttacatttctttttttaattgcaaaCCTGATGGCATTCTCATTAACCACTGCCTGAGCCAGACCTACCCATTAAGGGATATAAGCTGTTGTTtaggtctctggtctctggggGCCCacttgaaaatacttttttatgaaGAACTTGAGgcaataactaaataaaaatagcatttctaaatctgtcatttttttgccaACATATAGCgacataacaataaactcagagatggcaaaataaacaatttaggTCAGATAAGTGAGTGCAATTCTACAAAGTCATTTAGCAGCAGTTTTATCCAAAGTGGCGTACATTTCAaagttcatacaacacaagcaaagatcaagTCAAAAGGCAACAGATAGTGAGGgccatgggttaagtttgagtccctTAGGACATAGGTGCTATCAGGCACATAAGTACAGTGAAAATAGTGCTTTCGAGGTTTTGCACTACCTTAACATGACCACTCATAGGGTCACAAATACTAGATTTCCAGGATTTCTAGTCTTTATATGTCTATTCGACATTATGTGTGTTTAAACTGCCCCCTCTGCCTCCCAGACTAAATCCATCTTACAGCCACCAGAAGTCCAGGGCTTGCCCTCACTACAGCTTCACAGAGCCACAATCCAAACTGTCAACTTGGtgtttttcatatatatttctCCTTCTCAAGTTTTGATCCAGACAACATGGCACTAACTTTAAATTTCAAGTAAATGCTCTCACTCAGCACttaattcattttcttttttctctcctgtccgtctttgcttgtgtgtgtttgtgatttatGTCTCTAATCTCCTCTTTCTCAAccttcctcctctttccctctctcaacctgtggatgtgtgtgtgtgtgtgtgtgtgtttgtgtgtgtgtgtgctcactgcAGGCTGTGGGCTGGAGTTCCTGCTGGTTCTCTGTGGGCTCGAGTTTTCCTGGTCCTGCCCCCGTCACTGTATCTGCTACACTGCACCCAGCACCGTCTCCTGCCAAGCCCATAACTTCCTGTCTGTCCCCGAAGGCATTCCTCCCGACAGTGAGCGCATCTTCTTACAGAACAATAAGATCCATCGCTTACTTCGGGGCCACTTCAGCGCCAATACGGTCACCCTCTGGATCTACTCCAATAACATCACATACATTGAGCCGTCCACCTTTCACGGCTTCACGCTGCTCGAGGAGCTGGATCTGGGAGACAACCGCCACCTGCGCTCCTTGGCTGAAGACACCTTTCACGGGCTGAATCGGCTCAATGCGCTTCACCTGTACCGTTGTGGGCTCAGTTCACTTCCTAACAACATCTTCCAAGGCCTCAGAAACCTGCAGTATCTCTACTTGCAGGTACACTAGACTGTTGTTTTCTGCTTCTTTTAACCAGAAAGACTCTATTAGGGCTGTCGCTTTTTCCACAACAACAAATTTGAACTAACACATATTCTATGTGAATTGATTCGAACACAACCCACGTAGCCTAATCCTAAAGTATGTTGTAAAATGAATGTGTTGTTTATTCGCAGTGCCTCCGCTGCCTCACTTGAGTGACAAGCTGGCAACTGCATTTTACAACATCAGCAAACAGCCTTACCTTTATCCTCAATTTTTCCATCTGTGGTGTCAAATCCAAAATTCTTTCACACATTACTTCTCGGATGGTTTGGTGTCATAATTATCCATTCAGCACTGTGTGTTAGTTTTCTCTTTTGAGAAAATAGCAACGATAGTCGAGTTTACTGCAGGCAACAGGGAATACAATAGGTCAGATGGACGCAACTGCCGGAGTACAAAGCACAGCCTGTAGTGCTTATTCACTGAGAATATTGAATTTGAACAGATGACCACACAATTTTATTATGTGCATAGTATGCTGATTCACAAAAGGTATTTATGGCTAGTAGGCACAGGCTAAAGGGGACATAATATGTTAATTCTAAGGTACAAACTTTGGGTTTCtacttaaacacattaacataatGCAATGTTTAAGTCTTAGATTTGCTCATACttagttaatgttgtgaaacctAACTAAACTGCAACTGAAAATTGGAGAGAAAGGAAGTATGGTTTCTCATGGGACACAAACTTTAgtctcctgggtaaaagtcctgtgtttgaccCATTTTTCCAACACATCCTCCTTCCTGCATGTACTTTATTGCTCTTCAACACAACAACTTCTACTATTAATACTACTGCTAATAAGACTGCATGTGACAGAGGAGTGACAGCCAACCTGAATGGCTTGTTGAATCCCATGTTTTCTGATCCAGGCAGCCCACAAAAAACTGGGTTACCTTATTTCACAGTCTGTAGGTTAGTAGGCAGTCCAGATACCCAAATGTATGTGCTCAAGCATTGAAAAATGACTTTTCATGATATGTCTCCTTTAAGGTTACAGTAGTTCAGTAGAATGATGTTGGAATGAAATCACTGCTTATGTAATCATGTGATTGTGTGCTCTCTGCATCCCCTCAGGATAATCATCTCAAGTTCCTGCAGGATGACACATTTATGGACCTCCACAACCTGAGCCACCTCTTCTTGCATGGCAACCGTCTGTGGAGCCTGAACCAGAACACCTTCAGAGGCCTCCGAGCCTTGGACCGACTGCTTCTGCACCAAAACCAGATCGAGTGGGTTGATCGCCTTGCCTTCCATGACCTGAAACGTCTCACCACCCTCTACCTGTTCAACAACACCCTGATACAGCTGTCCGGACAGTGCTTGGACACACTGCCTGCATTGGAATACCTGCGCCTCAACGACAACCCCTGGTCATGCGACTGCAAGGCTCTGTCGCTATGGGAATGGTTGAAGCGTTTCCGAGGCTCGACGTCTTCGGTGGGTTGCCAGGCACCTCCTGAAATGGTCGGGAGAGACCTCAAGGAGCTGCGCAAGGAGGACTTCCCCAACTGTTCACCAACTGTACCCAATTCTGAGTCCAGAGCCCAGACTAACAATTTATCTGGCACGGTTAATCCATCTATGAATCGTGGTGTAGTGGTGGGCTCTGGAGGGCAGACCCACGTAGTGCACCCCTCGAGGCCCGGCCGTTCTCGGAACTGCACAAAGCCTCGTAACAGGGTGAGCAAAGGGAAGGGTGACAATGAGGTTCATCACTCAAAGGAGGTCATGGTAGACAAGGAGGATTCCTCCCCAGATTTCACAGACGGGGGCAAACATGACCACACGTCCCCAGATGGCACCGTCACACGGAGGAAGCACAAGTGCACTCCCCGGACCACTGTTCGCCCCCCTAGTGGGGTTCAGCAAGCCAACAATAGGGCAACCATATCCCAGTCATTACTACATGTCTGTGCCCTTTTTGTGGCCTTGATAACGACAAATATTGACTTCATTCTTCGTTGACCTTCAGAGGGTTTGGCAAATgctaatcacaaaaaaacacagcccTCAGACCCTCTCTTGCTCCTGCACTACAAGGCctgtgtgtcttttatgtatgtgtgtgtgagtgtgattaTATGTGTAAATGTAGTGTAGGGAGCTTTACTGTTCAGACTGAAACAGGCATCAAAGCATCAAACATCTACAACAGAAAGACTCGCAGCACAAAAATCGAAGGGACTAAGAGACAGAGAATGATAAAAGGTTAATGCAGAACAAGCTTGCACTGCCACTTATGCCAGTATGATTTCATATTCATATGTCCTGGTatcttatgtatttttttacttctgtttttcACTCAAATGGAGCTCAGATAACCAAAATTTGGTGAAAATTgaggaaaagagggagagatgaCAGAGCAATTGAGGTAAAACTCATTAGCCAGTTAGCTCTGAGACAGATAAGCTAGATCTTCAAGTGCTCCATCCAGCTTTAATTTTCAGTTCACAGTTTAAAAATCGTTATCAAGGAGTGCAAATGGTAAATACCCTGTAAAGCCTCCAGTATCAGTCCCATCTTGCTCTCATCCTCTCTGCCAAATGTATTTTGTCCGAACAATTGGGTGTAAGCTTTTCTCATAAACAAAGGAGTAAAGTAAAAGCATGGCAATAAATTGTCGGTCAGTATCAGACATGGGAATGTGCCATTCCAACAAAATGTAAATCTATAGTCAGAGTTGTTTCAAGGCTATAAAC
This is a stretch of genomic DNA from Centropristis striata isolate RG_2023a ecotype Rhode Island chromosome 4, C.striata_1.0, whole genome shotgun sequence. It encodes these proteins:
- the rtn4rl1b gene encoding reticulon-4 receptor-like 1b — protein: MFKRGCGLEFLLVLCGLEFSWSCPRHCICYTAPSTVSCQAHNFLSVPEGIPPDSERIFLQNNKIHRLLRGHFSANTVTLWIYSNNITYIEPSTFHGFTLLEELDLGDNRHLRSLAEDTFHGLNRLNALHLYRCGLSSLPNNIFQGLRNLQYLYLQDNHLKFLQDDTFMDLHNLSHLFLHGNRLWSLNQNTFRGLRALDRLLLHQNQIEWVDRLAFHDLKRLTTLYLFNNTLIQLSGQCLDTLPALEYLRLNDNPWSCDCKALSLWEWLKRFRGSTSSVGCQAPPEMVGRDLKELRKEDFPNCSPTVPNSESRAQTNNLSGTVNPSMNRGVVVGSGGQTHVVHPSRPGRSRNCTKPRNRVSKGKGDNEVHHSKEVMVDKEDSSPDFTDGGKHDHTSPDGTVTRRKHKCTPRTTVRPPSGVQQANNRATISQSLLHVCALFVALITTNIDFILR